A section of the Salmo salar chromosome ssa05, Ssal_v3.1, whole genome shotgun sequence genome encodes:
- the LOC100136501 gene encoding uncharacterized protein isoform X3: protein MKYVSGYLSIVIALFISSTGAEDVVYGQVGGMVTLPVLKWGSEKVLVQWYFGMNTQPLITRNAQGRETIDPQWKDRLSLSKTDFSLIINKIRLEDFKSFKCELKDFRPQQITSVTSFRLSHVSVQPVSPLLVGKNLNLKCDIKEIFEGTQRRWLSPQKQDLNKDTRVQIGNDGSLKVMKVTGQDHGEWTCVVTYQGRETYVNTPVTVIDLSPAHSQPIYTSVSSFSLLHLPCFFSFPLPLSWSDSQENGIQGGRWTFTPSPAAGSLTGVVQTLVNLSLGPPLAWVVNQKRGLDVSALQKKNLNLSLSKKGVTVGDRGNYTCAVEFQRDDTLKRVMRVEVLQLFTSPVPVAFVGQEVNLTCTLGQPLTSDLEVKWIPPHHSTLLPLGSSTHPTLLTIPEATYGDERVPVDVWLLVTICAAAVIFVLLLILTVILIRRHRQRMMMPRRGKRRFCNCKDPTPKGFYRN from the exons ATGAAGTATGTTTCTGGATACCTTTCAATCGTTATTGCTTTGTTCATCTCTTCAACAG GGGCTGAAGATGTGGTGTATGGTCAGGTGGGAGGGATGGTCACACTCCCCGTGTTGAAGTGGGGTTCAGAAAAGGTGTTGGTACAATGGTACTTTGGGATGAACACACAACCTTTGATAACCCGCAACGCCCAAGGTCGAGAGACGATAG ATCCACAGTGGAAAGACAGGCTGTCTCTGTCAAAGACTGACTTCTCCCTGATCATCAACAAAATCAGACTGGAGGACTTCAAATCCTTCAAATGTGAACTGAAAGATTTCAGGCCACAACAAATTACCTCAGTCACCTCATTCAGACTGTCCCATG tgaGTGTACAGCCAGTCTCTCCCTTGTTGGTTGGGAAGAATCTTAATCTGAAGTGTGACATAAAGGAAATATTTGAGGGGACACAGAGAAGATGGCTTAGTCCCCAGAAACAGGACCTGAACAAGGACACGCGTGTCCAGATCGGAAATGACGGCAGCCTGAAAGTAATGAAAGTCACTGGTCAAGACCATGGAGAGTGGACCTGTGTGGTGACATACCAGGGCAGGGAAACATATGTCAACACCCCTGTTACTGTAATAG aCCTCTCCCCTGCTCATTCACAGCCTATCTACACCTctgtctcctccttctctcttctccatctgcCATGTTTCTTTTCCTTTCCTCTGCCTCTATCCTGGTCAGACAGCCAGGAAAATGGCATCCAGGGAGGCCGCTGGACCTTTACCCCAAGCCCAGCGGCAGGCTCCCTCACTGGGGTTGTCCAGACCCTCGTCAACCTCTCCCTGGGGCCTCCATTAGCCTGGGTGGTCAATCAGAAGAGAGGTCTGGATGTCTCAGCCCTGCAGAAGAAAAATCTAAACCTCTCCCTGTCAAAGAAAGGGGTGACGGTGGGGGACAGGGGCAACTACACCTGCGCTGTGGAGTTCCAGAGGGACGACACCCTGAAGAGAGTAATGCGTGTGGAGGTGCTACAGT tgTTTACCTCTCCAGTTCCAGTGGCCTTTGTAGGTCAGGAGGTCAACCTCACCTGTACCCTGGGCcagcctctgacctctgacctggaaGTGAAATGGATCCCACCACATCACTCCACCCTCCTCCCTTTAGGCTCCTCCACCCACCCCACCCTTCTCACCATCCCTGAAGCGACGTATGGAGATG AGCGAGTCCCCGTGGACGTGTGGCTGTTGGTCACCATCTGTGCTGCAGCCGTCATCTtcgtcctcctcctcatcctcactgtcATCCTCATCCGACGCCACAGACAG CGGATGATGATGCCCAGACGTGGCAAACGCAGATTCTGCAACTGCAAAGA CCCCACACCAAAAGGATTCTACAGAAACTAG
- the LOC100136501 gene encoding T-cell surface glycoprotein CD4 isoform X1 → MKYVSGYLSIVIALFISSTGAEDVVYGQVGGMVTLPVLKWGSEKVLVQWYFGMNTQPLITRNAQGRETIDPQWKDRLSLSKTDFSLIINKIRLEDFKSFKCELKDFRPQQITSVTSFRLSHVSVQPVSPLLVGKNLNLKCDIKEIFEGTQRRWLSPQKQDLNKDTRVQIGNDGSLKVMKVTGQDHGEWTCVVTYQGRETYVNTPVTVIDLSPAHSQPIYTSVSSFSLLHLPCFFSFPLPLSWSDSQENGIQGGRWTFTPSPAAGSLTGVVQTLVNLSLGPPLAWVVNQKRGLDVSALQKKNLNLSLSKKGVTVGDRGNYTCAVEFQRDDTLKRVMRVEVLQLFTSPVPVAFVGQEVNLTCTLGQPLTSDLEVKWIPPHHSTLLPLGSSTHPTLLTIPEATYGDGGLWRCELWGNKTKLTSVEITLKIERVPVDVWLLVTICAAAVIFVLLLILTVILIRRHRQRMMMPRRGKRRFCNCKDPTPKGFYRN, encoded by the exons ATGAAGTATGTTTCTGGATACCTTTCAATCGTTATTGCTTTGTTCATCTCTTCAACAG GGGCTGAAGATGTGGTGTATGGTCAGGTGGGAGGGATGGTCACACTCCCCGTGTTGAAGTGGGGTTCAGAAAAGGTGTTGGTACAATGGTACTTTGGGATGAACACACAACCTTTGATAACCCGCAACGCCCAAGGTCGAGAGACGATAG ATCCACAGTGGAAAGACAGGCTGTCTCTGTCAAAGACTGACTTCTCCCTGATCATCAACAAAATCAGACTGGAGGACTTCAAATCCTTCAAATGTGAACTGAAAGATTTCAGGCCACAACAAATTACCTCAGTCACCTCATTCAGACTGTCCCATG tgaGTGTACAGCCAGTCTCTCCCTTGTTGGTTGGGAAGAATCTTAATCTGAAGTGTGACATAAAGGAAATATTTGAGGGGACACAGAGAAGATGGCTTAGTCCCCAGAAACAGGACCTGAACAAGGACACGCGTGTCCAGATCGGAAATGACGGCAGCCTGAAAGTAATGAAAGTCACTGGTCAAGACCATGGAGAGTGGACCTGTGTGGTGACATACCAGGGCAGGGAAACATATGTCAACACCCCTGTTACTGTAATAG aCCTCTCCCCTGCTCATTCACAGCCTATCTACACCTctgtctcctccttctctcttctccatctgcCATGTTTCTTTTCCTTTCCTCTGCCTCTATCCTGGTCAGACAGCCAGGAAAATGGCATCCAGGGAGGCCGCTGGACCTTTACCCCAAGCCCAGCGGCAGGCTCCCTCACTGGGGTTGTCCAGACCCTCGTCAACCTCTCCCTGGGGCCTCCATTAGCCTGGGTGGTCAATCAGAAGAGAGGTCTGGATGTCTCAGCCCTGCAGAAGAAAAATCTAAACCTCTCCCTGTCAAAGAAAGGGGTGACGGTGGGGGACAGGGGCAACTACACCTGCGCTGTGGAGTTCCAGAGGGACGACACCCTGAAGAGAGTAATGCGTGTGGAGGTGCTACAGT tgTTTACCTCTCCAGTTCCAGTGGCCTTTGTAGGTCAGGAGGTCAACCTCACCTGTACCCTGGGCcagcctctgacctctgacctggaaGTGAAATGGATCCCACCACATCACTCCACCCTCCTCCCTTTAGGCTCCTCCACCCACCCCACCCTTCTCACCATCCCTGAAGCGACGTATGGAGATGGTGGGTTGTGGAGGTGTGAATTGTGGGGGAACAAAACCAAGCTGACGTCAGTGGAGATCACACTGAAGATCG AGCGAGTCCCCGTGGACGTGTGGCTGTTGGTCACCATCTGTGCTGCAGCCGTCATCTtcgtcctcctcctcatcctcactgtcATCCTCATCCGACGCCACAGACAG CGGATGATGATGCCCAGACGTGGCAAACGCAGATTCTGCAACTGCAAAGA CCCCACACCAAAAGGATTCTACAGAAACTAG
- the LOC100136501 gene encoding T-cell surface glycoprotein CD4 isoform X4, whose product MKYVSGYLSIVIALFISSTGAEDVVYGQVGGMVTLPVLKWGSEKVLVQWYFGMNTQPLITRNAQGRETIDPQWKDRLSLSKTDFSLIINKIRLEDFKSFKCELKDFRPQQITSVTSFRLSHVSVQPVSPLLVGKNLNLKCDIKEIFEGTQRRWLSPQKQDLNKDTRVQIGNDGSLKVMKVTGQDHGEWTCVVTYQGRETYVNTPVTVIDLSPAHSQPIYTSVSSFSLLHLPCFFSFPLPLSWSDSQENGIQGGRWTFTPSPAAGSLTGVVQTLVNLSLGPPLAWVVNQKRGLDVSALQKKNLNLSLSKKGVTVGDRGNYTCAVEFQRDDTLKRVMRVEVLQLFTSPVPVAFVGQEVNLTCTLGQPLTSDLEVKWIPPHHSTLLPLGSSTHPTLLTIPEATYGDERVPVDVWLLVTICAAAVIFVLLLILTVILIRRHRQRMMMPRRGKRRFCNCKE is encoded by the exons ATGAAGTATGTTTCTGGATACCTTTCAATCGTTATTGCTTTGTTCATCTCTTCAACAG GGGCTGAAGATGTGGTGTATGGTCAGGTGGGAGGGATGGTCACACTCCCCGTGTTGAAGTGGGGTTCAGAAAAGGTGTTGGTACAATGGTACTTTGGGATGAACACACAACCTTTGATAACCCGCAACGCCCAAGGTCGAGAGACGATAG ATCCACAGTGGAAAGACAGGCTGTCTCTGTCAAAGACTGACTTCTCCCTGATCATCAACAAAATCAGACTGGAGGACTTCAAATCCTTCAAATGTGAACTGAAAGATTTCAGGCCACAACAAATTACCTCAGTCACCTCATTCAGACTGTCCCATG tgaGTGTACAGCCAGTCTCTCCCTTGTTGGTTGGGAAGAATCTTAATCTGAAGTGTGACATAAAGGAAATATTTGAGGGGACACAGAGAAGATGGCTTAGTCCCCAGAAACAGGACCTGAACAAGGACACGCGTGTCCAGATCGGAAATGACGGCAGCCTGAAAGTAATGAAAGTCACTGGTCAAGACCATGGAGAGTGGACCTGTGTGGTGACATACCAGGGCAGGGAAACATATGTCAACACCCCTGTTACTGTAATAG aCCTCTCCCCTGCTCATTCACAGCCTATCTACACCTctgtctcctccttctctcttctccatctgcCATGTTTCTTTTCCTTTCCTCTGCCTCTATCCTGGTCAGACAGCCAGGAAAATGGCATCCAGGGAGGCCGCTGGACCTTTACCCCAAGCCCAGCGGCAGGCTCCCTCACTGGGGTTGTCCAGACCCTCGTCAACCTCTCCCTGGGGCCTCCATTAGCCTGGGTGGTCAATCAGAAGAGAGGTCTGGATGTCTCAGCCCTGCAGAAGAAAAATCTAAACCTCTCCCTGTCAAAGAAAGGGGTGACGGTGGGGGACAGGGGCAACTACACCTGCGCTGTGGAGTTCCAGAGGGACGACACCCTGAAGAGAGTAATGCGTGTGGAGGTGCTACAGT tgTTTACCTCTCCAGTTCCAGTGGCCTTTGTAGGTCAGGAGGTCAACCTCACCTGTACCCTGGGCcagcctctgacctctgacctggaaGTGAAATGGATCCCACCACATCACTCCACCCTCCTCCCTTTAGGCTCCTCCACCCACCCCACCCTTCTCACCATCCCTGAAGCGACGTATGGAGATG AGCGAGTCCCCGTGGACGTGTGGCTGTTGGTCACCATCTGTGCTGCAGCCGTCATCTtcgtcctcctcctcatcctcactgtcATCCTCATCCGACGCCACAGACAG CGGATGATGATGCCCAGACGTGGCAAACGCAGATTCTGCAACTGCAAAGAGTGA
- the LOC100136501 gene encoding T-cell surface glycoprotein CD4 isoform X2 has product MKYVSGYLSIVIALFISSTGAEDVVYGQVGGMVTLPVLKWGSEKVLVQWYFGMNTQPLITRNAQGRETIDPQWKDRLSLSKTDFSLIINKIRLEDFKSFKCELKDFRPQQITSVTSFRLSHVSVQPVSPLLVGKNLNLKCDIKEIFEGTQRRWLSPQKQDLNKDTRVQIGNDGSLKVMKVTGQDHGEWTCVVTYQGRETYVNTPVTVIDLSPAHSQPIYTSVSSFSLLHLPCFFSFPLPLSWSDSQENGIQGGRWTFTPSPAAGSLTGVVQTLVNLSLGPPLAWVVNQKRGLDVSALQKKNLNLSLSKKGVTVGDRGNYTCAVEFQRDDTLKRVMRVEVLQLFTSPVPVAFVGQEVNLTCTLGQPLTSDLEVKWIPPHHSTLLPLGSSTHPTLLTIPEATYGDGGLWRCELWGNKTKLTSVEITLKIERVPVDVWLLVTICAAAVIFVLLLILTVILIRRHRQRMMMPRRGKRRFCNCKE; this is encoded by the exons ATGAAGTATGTTTCTGGATACCTTTCAATCGTTATTGCTTTGTTCATCTCTTCAACAG GGGCTGAAGATGTGGTGTATGGTCAGGTGGGAGGGATGGTCACACTCCCCGTGTTGAAGTGGGGTTCAGAAAAGGTGTTGGTACAATGGTACTTTGGGATGAACACACAACCTTTGATAACCCGCAACGCCCAAGGTCGAGAGACGATAG ATCCACAGTGGAAAGACAGGCTGTCTCTGTCAAAGACTGACTTCTCCCTGATCATCAACAAAATCAGACTGGAGGACTTCAAATCCTTCAAATGTGAACTGAAAGATTTCAGGCCACAACAAATTACCTCAGTCACCTCATTCAGACTGTCCCATG tgaGTGTACAGCCAGTCTCTCCCTTGTTGGTTGGGAAGAATCTTAATCTGAAGTGTGACATAAAGGAAATATTTGAGGGGACACAGAGAAGATGGCTTAGTCCCCAGAAACAGGACCTGAACAAGGACACGCGTGTCCAGATCGGAAATGACGGCAGCCTGAAAGTAATGAAAGTCACTGGTCAAGACCATGGAGAGTGGACCTGTGTGGTGACATACCAGGGCAGGGAAACATATGTCAACACCCCTGTTACTGTAATAG aCCTCTCCCCTGCTCATTCACAGCCTATCTACACCTctgtctcctccttctctcttctccatctgcCATGTTTCTTTTCCTTTCCTCTGCCTCTATCCTGGTCAGACAGCCAGGAAAATGGCATCCAGGGAGGCCGCTGGACCTTTACCCCAAGCCCAGCGGCAGGCTCCCTCACTGGGGTTGTCCAGACCCTCGTCAACCTCTCCCTGGGGCCTCCATTAGCCTGGGTGGTCAATCAGAAGAGAGGTCTGGATGTCTCAGCCCTGCAGAAGAAAAATCTAAACCTCTCCCTGTCAAAGAAAGGGGTGACGGTGGGGGACAGGGGCAACTACACCTGCGCTGTGGAGTTCCAGAGGGACGACACCCTGAAGAGAGTAATGCGTGTGGAGGTGCTACAGT tgTTTACCTCTCCAGTTCCAGTGGCCTTTGTAGGTCAGGAGGTCAACCTCACCTGTACCCTGGGCcagcctctgacctctgacctggaaGTGAAATGGATCCCACCACATCACTCCACCCTCCTCCCTTTAGGCTCCTCCACCCACCCCACCCTTCTCACCATCCCTGAAGCGACGTATGGAGATGGTGGGTTGTGGAGGTGTGAATTGTGGGGGAACAAAACCAAGCTGACGTCAGTGGAGATCACACTGAAGATCG AGCGAGTCCCCGTGGACGTGTGGCTGTTGGTCACCATCTGTGCTGCAGCCGTCATCTtcgtcctcctcctcatcctcactgtcATCCTCATCCGACGCCACAGACAG CGGATGATGATGCCCAGACGTGGCAAACGCAGATTCTGCAACTGCAAAGAGTGA